From Chryseobacterium gallinarum, one genomic window encodes:
- a CDS encoding TonB-dependent receptor plug domain-containing protein yields the protein MKRILFSIIFLSSYCFSQETDSLRQNLDTKLDSARVVPEDIKTGNIDDVVVTGTIKPVSRSKSPVAVEIYSQKFFQKNPTPSIFEAIAMVNGVKPQLNCSVCNTGDIHINGLEGPYTMILIDGMPIVSSLSTVYGLSGIPNSLVERIEVVKGPASSIYGSEAMGGVINIITKNALTAPKLSVDLMTSTWAENNLDLSTKFNVGKKAASLLSLNYFSFQERVDQNKDNFTDAALQSRISVFNKWNFQRKASRQASFAMRYLYEDRFGGEMQWNKSFRGSDEVYGESIYTNRAEIFGLYEWPMKEHIVTQFSYNYHDQNSFYGANPFNALQKVAFVQTYWDRSFGKHDMTAGLTFKRTFYDDNTPGTLAADGVTNAPMKSPIWGAFVQDQWEINDKNTLLLGYRYDYDKVHHSVHSPRLAWKFSPNPYHTLRFNFGTGFRVVNLFTEDHAALTGSREVVVKSDLQPERSVNGNLNYIWKIPVGTRMLHLDASAFYTYFSNKIVGDFDSDPNKIIYDNLHGYGISRGASLNVDFTFQFPLSVNLGVTYLDVYQKYDNENQKTQQLHAPKWSGTYNLTYKFPNNLTVDFTGQFYGPMRLPVLPNDYRPEYSPFYSLANIQVSKSFKSGFEVYCGVKNLFNFTPENPLMRPFDPFDKYVDDPISNPNHYTFDTAYGYAPMQRIRGFLGVKYTLR from the coding sequence ATGAAGCGAATATTATTTTCTATTATTTTTTTATCGTCGTATTGTTTTTCACAAGAAACGGATAGTTTACGTCAGAATCTGGATACAAAGCTTGATTCTGCAAGAGTTGTCCCGGAAGACATCAAGACGGGTAATATTGATGATGTGGTGGTTACCGGAACCATAAAACCGGTCAGCAGATCAAAAAGTCCTGTAGCGGTAGAGATCTACAGCCAAAAGTTTTTCCAGAAAAACCCTACTCCGAGTATTTTTGAAGCTATTGCGATGGTGAATGGTGTAAAACCTCAGCTCAACTGTTCGGTTTGTAACACCGGGGATATCCATATCAATGGACTGGAAGGTCCTTATACGATGATTCTGATCGACGGAATGCCCATTGTAAGTTCTCTTTCCACAGTATATGGCTTAAGCGGAATTCCTAATAGCCTGGTGGAAAGAATTGAAGTGGTAAAAGGTCCTGCTTCTTCTATTTATGGCTCGGAAGCTATGGGAGGAGTGATCAATATTATTACCAAAAATGCGCTGACAGCTCCTAAACTGAGTGTTGATCTGATGACAAGTACGTGGGCTGAAAATAATCTTGATCTTTCCACCAAGTTCAATGTAGGGAAAAAAGCCGCGTCATTATTAAGCTTAAATTATTTCAGCTTTCAGGAAAGGGTAGACCAGAATAAAGATAACTTCACGGATGCTGCTTTACAAAGCAGAATTTCTGTTTTCAATAAATGGAATTTTCAGCGAAAAGCTAGCCGGCAGGCAAGTTTCGCGATGAGGTACCTGTATGAAGACCGTTTCGGTGGAGAAATGCAATGGAACAAATCTTTCAGGGGAAGTGATGAAGTGTATGGTGAAAGCATTTATACCAACAGAGCAGAAATTTTCGGATTGTACGAATGGCCAATGAAAGAACATATCGTAACCCAGTTTTCCTATAATTACCATGACCAGAATTCTTTTTATGGAGCCAACCCGTTCAATGCCCTTCAAAAAGTAGCTTTTGTACAGACGTATTGGGATAGAAGCTTTGGTAAGCATGATATGACAGCCGGACTTACTTTTAAAAGAACTTTCTATGATGATAATACCCCCGGAACCTTAGCGGCTGACGGGGTGACCAACGCTCCTATGAAGTCACCGATATGGGGAGCATTTGTCCAGGATCAATGGGAGATTAATGATAAAAATACTTTATTGCTAGGCTACCGGTATGATTATGACAAAGTTCATCATTCCGTACACTCGCCGAGGCTGGCATGGAAATTTTCGCCTAATCCTTACCATACATTGCGTTTCAATTTCGGAACAGGGTTCAGGGTGGTGAATTTATTTACAGAAGACCATGCCGCTTTAACGGGATCGCGTGAAGTGGTGGTAAAATCAGATCTGCAGCCTGAACGATCTGTTAACGGAAACCTGAATTACATTTGGAAAATTCCTGTGGGAACACGTATGCTGCACTTAGATGCTTCTGCATTTTATACCTATTTCAGCAATAAGATTGTAGGCGATTTTGATTCTGACCCCAATAAAATTATTTATGATAACCTTCACGGATACGGTATTTCCAGAGGTGCTTCGTTAAATGTAGATTTTACTTTTCAGTTTCCTTTGAGTGTTAACCTGGGAGTAACCTATCTTGATGTATATCAGAAATACGATAATGAGAATCAAAAAACGCAACAGCTGCATGCGCCAAAGTGGAGCGGTACCTATAATTTAACCTATAAATTTCCTAATAACCTGACTGTTGACTTTACCGGGCAGTTTTACGGACCCATGAGGCTTCCCGTTTTGCCCAATGATTATCGTCCGGAATATTCGCCATTTTATTCACTGGCCAATATCCAGGTTTCAAAGAGTTTCAAATCCGGATTTGAAGTGTATTGCGGTGTGAAAAATTTATTCAACTTTACACCTGAAAATCCTCTGATGAGACCCTTTGACCCGTTTGATAAATACGTTGATGATCCGATCAGCAATCCCAACCACTATACTTTCGATACAGCATATGGTTACGCTCCAATGCAGCGTATCAGAGGATTCCTGGGAGTAAAGTATACACTGAGATGA
- a CDS encoding homogentisate 1,2-dioxygenase yields MRYHLAGNIPQKRHTIFKSPEDQFYYEQLFGTEGFHGISSLLYHIHRPTQIKSIGQPKDVTPKIAVEKNITPRMFKGMNVTPEDDFLDSRKILLVNNDLKMGLAKPRKSMDYFYKNAECDELLFVHQGTGILKTFVGNLEFVTGDYLIIPRGTIYQVELASEDTVFFVLESHSPIYTPKRYRNEFGQLLEHSPFCERDIIAPTFVEPKDEKGEFVIKVKKENQITDFIYATHPFDVVGWDGYFYPYKFNIKNFEPITGRIHQPPPVHQNFEGHNFVVCSFCARMYDYHPLAIPAPYNHSNIDSDEVLFYTEGDFMSRNHIDLMDFTLHPGGIVHGPHPGAMERSIGKKFTEEYAVMVDPFRPLKVTEEAMKVEDPSYKTSWLE; encoded by the coding sequence ATGAGATATCATCTAGCGGGAAACATCCCACAAAAAAGACACACTATCTTTAAGTCTCCGGAAGATCAATTTTACTATGAACAGCTTTTTGGTACAGAAGGCTTTCACGGTATCTCTTCTCTGCTATACCATATTCACCGTCCTACACAGATCAAATCGATTGGACAGCCGAAAGATGTAACACCTAAAATTGCTGTAGAAAAAAACATCACTCCAAGAATGTTCAAAGGGATGAATGTCACTCCTGAAGATGACTTTCTGGACAGCCGCAAAATCCTTTTGGTAAACAATGACCTTAAAATGGGATTGGCAAAACCCAGAAAATCGATGGATTATTTCTATAAAAATGCAGAATGTGACGAGCTTTTATTCGTTCATCAGGGAACAGGAATCTTAAAAACCTTTGTTGGAAACCTGGAATTTGTTACCGGTGATTACCTGATTATTCCCAGAGGCACTATCTATCAGGTAGAACTGGCATCGGAAGATACCGTTTTCTTTGTATTGGAAAGCCACTCTCCCATCTATACTCCCAAGAGATACCGGAATGAATTCGGACAACTTTTAGAGCATTCTCCGTTCTGCGAAAGAGACATCATTGCCCCTACCTTTGTAGAACCTAAAGATGAAAAAGGAGAATTTGTAATTAAAGTAAAAAAAGAAAACCAGATCACAGATTTCATTTATGCAACACATCCTTTTGATGTTGTAGGCTGGGACGGATATTTTTATCCTTATAAATTCAATATCAAAAACTTTGAACCTATTACGGGAAGAATTCACCAGCCGCCACCGGTTCACCAGAACTTTGAAGGCCACAACTTTGTTGTATGCTCATTCTGTGCAAGAATGTATGATTATCATCCATTGGCAATTCCTGCTCCTTACAACCATTCCAATATTGATTCTGATGAGGTATTGTTCTATACCGAAGGAGATTTCATGAGCCGTAACCACATTGACCTTATGGACTTTACGCTTCATCCTGGCGGAATTGTACACGGACCTCACCCTGGTGCTATGGAAAGGAGTATCGGGAAAAAATTCACGGAAGAATATGCCGTTATGGTAGACCCTTTCCGCCCTTTAAAAGTGACAGAAGAAGCAATGAAGGTAGAAGATCCTTCCTACAAAACCTCCTGGCTGGAATAA
- the hppD gene encoding 4-hydroxyphenylpyruvate dioxygenase, translating into MSTLTFAEKIAQAENFLPINGTDYIEFYVGNAKQAAHYYKTAFGFQSVAYAGPETGVRDRASYVLQQGKIRLVLTTGLKSDSPINEHVKKHGDGVKILALWVDDAYKAFEETTKRGGKPYLEPVTLTDEHGEVRMSGIYTYGETVHMFVERKNYNGAFMPGYEKWESDYQPEEAGLLYVDHCVGNVDWNRMLPTVEWYEKVMGFVNILSFDDKQINTEYSALMSKVMSNGNGYAKFPINEPAEGKKKSQVEEYLDFYEGEGVQHIAVATKDIIHTVSELKKRGVEFLSAPPEAYYDMVPERVGHIDEDLKKLQELGILIDHDEEGYLLQIFTKPVEDRPTLFFEIIERHGAQSFGAGNFKALFEALEREQERRGNL; encoded by the coding sequence ATGTCAACACTTACATTTGCCGAAAAAATTGCTCAAGCCGAGAATTTTTTACCGATCAACGGTACAGATTATATTGAGTTTTATGTAGGAAATGCAAAACAGGCTGCCCATTATTATAAAACCGCTTTCGGTTTTCAATCTGTAGCCTATGCAGGTCCTGAAACAGGGGTAAGAGATCGTGCATCCTATGTACTTCAACAAGGTAAGATCAGATTGGTATTAACTACCGGACTTAAATCTGATTCTCCTATCAATGAACACGTAAAAAAACATGGTGACGGAGTGAAAATTTTGGCTCTTTGGGTAGATGACGCTTATAAAGCTTTCGAAGAAACTACTAAAAGAGGCGGGAAACCGTATTTAGAGCCAGTCACTTTAACTGATGAGCATGGTGAAGTAAGAATGTCCGGAATCTATACTTATGGAGAAACCGTTCACATGTTTGTCGAAAGAAAAAATTATAACGGTGCTTTCATGCCGGGCTATGAAAAATGGGAAAGCGACTACCAACCTGAAGAAGCAGGTCTGCTATACGTAGATCATTGCGTAGGAAATGTAGACTGGAACAGAATGCTCCCTACCGTGGAGTGGTACGAAAAAGTAATGGGATTTGTAAACATCCTTTCTTTTGATGACAAACAGATCAATACTGAATATTCTGCCTTGATGTCTAAAGTAATGTCCAACGGAAACGGATATGCAAAATTCCCGATCAACGAACCTGCAGAAGGTAAAAAGAAATCACAGGTAGAAGAATACCTAGATTTCTATGAAGGTGAAGGTGTACAGCACATTGCTGTCGCTACCAAAGATATTATCCACACCGTAAGCGAATTAAAAAAACGTGGTGTAGAATTCCTTTCCGCCCCTCCGGAAGCATATTACGATATGGTTCCTGAAAGAGTAGGACATATTGATGAAGATCTTAAAAAATTACAAGAGTTAGGTATACTTATTGATCATGATGAAGAAGGATATCTTTTACAGATCTTTACCAAGCCTGTAGAAGACCGCCCTACTCTATTCTTCGAAATCATTGAAAGACATGGCGCGCAAAGTTTTGGTGCCGGAAACTTCAAAGCTTTATTCGAGGCATTAGAAAGAGAACAGGAAAGAAGAGGAAATCTTTAA
- a CDS encoding acetyl-CoA hydrolase/transferase family protein has protein sequence MYNYISAEEAIYTIKSGNRVFFHGSACTPNYLIDELARQSHRLDNVEMVSITQQGNVEIAKPEYKDKFFINSLFVSTPVRDAVNSDRGDFVPVFLSEIPILFRKNILPLDVALVTVSPPDRHGFCTLGTSVDVARSAVDTAKIIVAVVNPRMPRTHGDGMIHISRIHKLVWHEEELPTVDYGSKVGPEEMLVGKNVAELIEDRSTLQMGIGTIPDAVLKCLNNHKDLGIHTEMLSDGVIDLIQNDVINNKYKGYNDNKTITSFCFGTRKLYDYVDDNTVFAFRDVSEVNFPINIMKNKKMVAINSAIEIDLTGQVCADSIGTMQYSGIGGQMDFMRGAALGEGGKPIIAITSRTKKGISRIVPYLKQGAGVVTTRGHIHYVVTEYGTAYLYGKNLRQRAQELISIAHPDDREMLERAAFERFKH, from the coding sequence ATGTACAATTATATTAGTGCAGAAGAAGCTATTTACACTATAAAAAGTGGCAACCGTGTATTTTTTCACGGAAGTGCATGCACCCCAAACTACCTGATTGACGAACTCGCAAGACAGTCTCACCGGCTGGATAATGTAGAAATGGTCTCCATTACCCAACAGGGAAATGTGGAAATTGCAAAACCTGAATACAAAGATAAATTCTTTATCAATTCATTATTTGTATCCACACCGGTGCGCGATGCCGTAAACTCAGACAGAGGGGACTTTGTGCCTGTCTTTTTAAGTGAGATCCCGATTTTATTCAGAAAAAACATTCTTCCTTTGGATGTGGCGCTGGTAACTGTTTCCCCACCGGACAGACATGGTTTCTGTACATTGGGAACTTCAGTGGATGTGGCAAGATCAGCAGTTGATACTGCCAAAATCATTGTAGCAGTCGTTAATCCCAGAATGCCCAGAACCCACGGTGATGGCATGATCCATATCAGCAGAATTCATAAACTGGTCTGGCATGAAGAAGAGCTTCCGACTGTAGATTACGGATCAAAAGTTGGCCCTGAAGAAATGCTTGTAGGAAAAAATGTAGCTGAACTTATCGAGGACCGTTCTACGCTGCAGATGGGAATAGGAACCATTCCTGATGCCGTTTTAAAATGCCTGAATAACCACAAAGATCTGGGCATTCATACCGAAATGTTGAGTGATGGTGTGATCGACCTCATCCAAAATGATGTAATCAACAACAAGTATAAAGGCTATAACGACAATAAAACCATTACCAGCTTCTGTTTCGGAACCAGAAAATTATATGATTATGTGGATGATAACACCGTCTTTGCGTTCAGGGACGTAAGCGAGGTTAATTTTCCGATCAACATTATGAAAAATAAGAAGATGGTAGCTATCAATTCTGCCATTGAAATAGACCTCACAGGTCAGGTTTGTGCCGATTCTATAGGAACAATGCAATACAGCGGTATTGGAGGACAGATGGATTTTATGAGGGGAGCAGCATTAGGAGAAGGCGGAAAGCCCATCATTGCCATTACCTCCAGAACCAAAAAAGGAATCTCCAGAATTGTTCCTTATCTTAAACAGGGAGCCGGCGTAGTTACCACAAGAGGACATATTCATTATGTGGTCACTGAATACGGAACCGCCTACCTATACGGAAAAAATCTGCGTCAGAGGGCACAGGAACTCATCAGTATTGCACATCCGGATGACAGGGAAATGCTGGAACGTGCTGCTTTTGAACGGTTTAAACATTGA
- a CDS encoding thioredoxin family protein has protein sequence METLQKENSKPVIIHLYTDWCAICKIEFFRLNKDKNLVGMINDHFYFVHFEPEKTKEKIHFQGEDFYYLSNGNSGIHELALALSRNKNQPVYPLWIFLDKNRNLVYYQEGQMTPEQMRQKLLEFFAL, from the coding sequence ATGGAGACTTTGCAGAAAGAAAATTCAAAACCTGTGATTATTCACCTGTACACAGATTGGTGTGCCATCTGCAAAATTGAATTTTTCCGATTGAATAAAGATAAAAACCTGGTCGGAATGATTAATGATCATTTTTATTTTGTCCATTTTGAACCGGAGAAAACGAAGGAGAAAATACATTTCCAGGGGGAGGATTTTTATTATTTATCCAACGGAAATTCCGGGATTCATGAGCTGGCATTGGCTTTATCAAGGAATAAAAATCAACCGGTATATCCGTTATGGATATTTCTGGATAAAAACCGGAACTTAGTTTATTATCAGGAAGGTCAGATGACTCCCGAACAAATGAGGCAAAAACTGTTGGAATTTTTTGCTTTGTAA